One Heyndrickxia oleronia genomic window, GATATACAGGTATCTCTATAAAAACAGCGATTCAATCATTTACAGATTATAATGGCTCCAATCAACATGTAATTATAACTACAGTACGTTTACCAAGAGCAATGATTGCTGCTGCAGTAGGAGCATGCTTAGCTATGGCAGGGGTCATCATGCAAACATTAACCAAAAATCCCCTTGCAGCACCTGAAATTTTAGGTACAAACGCAGGAGCGGGATTTGCTGTTGTGCTTGCGGTTACTTTATTCCACGTCTCTGGGCTACAAGCATTTGCTTGGATATCCTTTGCAGGTGCAGCTGTTGCAACAGCTGGAGTATATGTGATTAGCTCAGTTGGTCGTGAAGGACTAACGCCAATGAAACTAACATTAGCAGGTGCTGCTATTGCTGCCTTATTTTCATCCTTTACGCAAGGATTGCTTTCTATTAATGATGCAGCATTGGAACAGGTTCTTTTTTGGCTCGCTGGATCTGTGCAAGGTAGAAAGCTTGAAATTTTACAATCTATCCTACCGTATATGATTGCTGGCTGGGTGATTGCATTGATTTTTGCGTCCAAAATGAATGTCCTTGCAATGGGAGAAGATGTTGCAAAAGGACTTGGATTAAAAACAGGACTTGTAAAAATAGTTTCTGGTTTACTCGTTATCTTTTTAGCAGGTAGTGCGGTTGCTGTAGCAGGACCAATCGGTTTTATAGGAATAGTGGTTCCACATATATCTAGAAAGATTATTGGGATTGATCATAGATGGCTTTTACCTTTTTCTGGAATACTTGGCGGTATACTTTTACTTGCGGCAGATATTGCAGCAAGATATGTGATCATGCCTCAGGAAGTACCCGTTGGAGTGATGACTGCAATCATTGGAGTTCCATTTTTTATTTACATCGCTCGAAGGGGGTTTAATGGACGATGAGTCAGTATAAAAATCTTCGTCTTTTTAAAGGGAAAATCTCCTTTTTGGTTGACCTTCGTGCAGCATGGGTTATTTTCCTATTATTTATTGTGACATTAATTGCATTGATCGTTAGTACTGGGCTGGGGGATATGAATATTAACCCTCTTACAGTTGTAAAGACATTTTTCGGTGGGGGAACTAGTCTGGAACAACTAGTTGTTTTAAAATTCCGTTTGCCAAGAATTATCGTTTCTTTATTTGTAGGAATTGCTTTAGCAATGGCAGGTGGCATTTTACAAGGAATTATACGGAATCCGTTAGCATCACCAGATATTATTGGTATTACAGGTGGAGCAGGGGCAGCGGTAGTCTCCTTTTTAGCCATTTTTAGTAATAAAGATAATAGTCTAACGGTTAGTATTGGTTGGCTTCCGGTAGCAGCATTTTTAGGAGCAGCAATCGTGGCATTTTTGGTATATTTTTTAGCTTGGAAGGATGGAGTTTCTCCCATAAGATTAGTTTTAATTGGCATTGGTATTTCGGCTGTAATGAAAGCCATCACAACCTTACTAATGATACTAGGTCCAATTTATCGGGCAAGTGATGCTAATATATGGTTAACAGGAACGGTTAATGGTTCAAGTTGGGGGAATGTAAGTGTTATTGTTCCATGGGTCATTATCTTAACCATTGTCGCACTCATTTCGGCAAGAAAAATTAATATTCAGGAATTTGGTGATGAACTCGCTACTGGCGTAGGGAGTCATGTACAAAGACAGCGTTTTTTCCTTTTACTTTTAAGTACCGCTTTAGTAGGTGCAGCCGTTGCATTTGGTGGAGGTATTGGTTTTGTCGGGTTAATGGCGCCTCATATGGCGAGAAGACTTGTGGGGTCATCATTTGGCGCGTTATTGCCGGCTTCAGCTTTTCTTGGTGGCATCCTAGTAATGGTGGCGGACTTAATTGGACGGACTGTTTTTACTCCTCTTGAGGTTCCAGCAGGGGTATTTACTGCCGCAATTGGAGCACCTTATTTTATCTATTTACTATTTAGAACGAAGTCTTCTTAAAAGGAGTGGACATGATGCGTGAGACTATTCAAACAAAATCATTAACATTGGGCTATGGAGATTCGATTATTATTGATGAGCTTGACTTGAATATACCTAAAGGAGAAATAACTGTATTTATCGGTGGAAATGGGTGTGGTAAGTCAACTTTACTTCGCTCGATGGCACGACTCTTAAAGCCAGAAGCAGGTTCGGTTCTGTTGGCAGGTAAGGAAATTGCCAAACTTCCCACAAAGGAAGTAGCTAAAAATTTATCTATCCTCCCACAGACACCTGTTGCACCTGAAGGATTGACGGTCTTACAGCTTGTGAAGCAAGGGCGTTTTCCCTATCAGACGTGGCTAAAGCAATGGTCAGATGAAGATGAACAAATTGTTATGCGTGCTTTACAAGCAACGCGTATGATGGATTATAAAGATCGTCCTGTAGATGAATTATCTGGTGGCCAGCGACAAAGAGCATGGATTGCTATGACCCTAGCTCAAGATACGGATGTTATTTTACTTGATGAACCAACGACATACTTAGATATGACACATCAAATTGAAATCCTCGATCTATTATTCGAGTTGAATGAAAAGGAAAATAGAACGATTGTAATGGTTCTTCATGACTTAAATTTAGCCTGTCGCTATGCACATAATATAGTAGCGATTCGTGATAAAAAAGTTTATGCACAAGGTACACCTGAATCAGTGATCAGTTGTCAAATGGTTAGAGATGTTTTTGATATGAATTGCCAAGTAACTATGGATCCTCTTTTCGGAACACCACTTTGTATCCCTCATGGAAAAGGCAGATGCATCTTAAAAGGCGGGAAAATTGATGCAATCTAGGTCCATGACTGAGCTTTCGAAATATCGGTTATTAAATGAATTAAAACAACAGGATTTCATACTTGAATTAAAAGATTTTTTTAATAAAGAGCACTTACCAGATATTCTAGTAAGAATCGGTCAAAAATTAGGAGCTCCAACTAATAAAGTAACAGCTTCCATGATTGCCAAGCGGATGGCATTTTTCGGAGTGATTCATTTATATGCAATGAGTGTTTTAAATCAAAGATTTATTGTGAAAATCGATGATATAAAATTAGTTGGTCGTGCTGAGGACAGACTTTGGTTACCTGATTTTTATTTTGAGCATTATTTTGCTGAAGATGCCTTAAATGATCGTGTCAAGTGGAGGGAGGAAGTTATCCAGAATATTTTTTCTGGTTTCTTTCATCCTATGATTGAAGCATTAAGAAGAGAAACACGATTCTCTAAATTAGTCATGTGGGAAAATATTGCAATCTATATTTTTTGGTTATATGAAAGCCTTATGAAGGATAATGAATATAAGTGGATCCATCACCAATTAGAGGATGATTATCGCTTTATCGTTCATGAAGCGAGCCCTGAACTTTTTGGCCCGTACAAATATAATCCGCTAACACGTTTTGATAGTGAAAAAGTAATACGTGAGAATTTGGTTGAACCGGTACGGGTACGAAAAACTTGTTGTCTTGCTAATCTATTAGAAGAGAAAAATGGAAAGAGATGTTCCACTTGTCCAAATGGATGTAATATGCCGCCTTTTTAAATATTGATGAAAAGAAGTGAAGATCATGGATCAAGTTTTTCAAGATCAATTCGAAGCTTTAATTGAAAAGTACACAGAGCTCTTACTTGGTGAATCAAATGAGGAATTGATGGAGAAAGTAAAAATATGGGTGCTTTATACATATATATCAAAATCGATGCCAGCGCTCGCTAAGCACTGGAATACCCTATATCCAGAGAGTAAAGAGCAATTGAAACAACTCATTTATGAAATTAAACAGCTGAATGATGAGCATCGGGCAAAAGGAAGAGACAATCAATAGAGGAAGTTGGAAAAGGGGGAAAACCCCTTTTTCCAACTTCCTCTAATCATTTAGTGCCTCAATTAATAAATCAACAATATGAACAGCTCTCATTTTATCGGATAAACCTTCACGTTCAATTCCTAGCTTCATCTGCAATAAGCATCCTGGATTTGCTGTAACAATGGTAGTTGTATTCGTTTCTATCACATTTTTCATTTTGGAATCTAATATTTTCATAGACATTTCAGATTCAACAATATTGTAGATTCCTGCAGAACCACAACACCGATCAGCATCTTTCATCTCATAATATTGGACTCCATCTATTGATTGGAGTAATAGCCTGGGTGCTTCGGCTGTTTTCATTACATTTCGAAGATGACAGGAATCTTGATATGTGATGCATTGATTAGGAAGATGGAGAGAGACATGTTTATGGAAGTCCAGTTCAACTAATATTTGTGTTATATCCTTTAATTTTTCTTTAAAGGCTTTGGCGCGTGGATACCACTCAGGATCATTCATAAGCAAATGATCATAGTCAATAAGAAATGCTCCACACCCTCCTGCATTTGTAATGATATAATCAGCATTTGTATGCTCAAATGCTTCAATATTAAGTTTTGCCATTTCAATCGCTTTTGCCTTCTCCCCGCTATGTCCATGCAGCGCCCCACAGCATCCTTGTGTTTTCGGGATAACTATCTCACAGCCGGCTTTTTGCAATAATTTTAGTGTTCCATTATTTGTTTCTAAAAACATTGTATCCATTAAACAACCAGCAAAAAATGCGACTCTTTTCAAACGTTTTTGTTCAGCGGGTAAAAATTCAGGACGGTTATTCATCTCTTTTCTTTTCGGAACCTTTGGTAATACTTTTTCCATTGTCGCTAAACTCTCAGGGAAAAGCTTCATAAAGCCAATCTTTCTAGTAACTTTTTGAAGACCTGATCGTTGGTAAATTCCAAGTAAACTTGTGACGGTCCGCATTCTATTTTGATGGGGAAAAAGTCCTTCGAAAACAGCATTTCTAACCGTTTTAACAGGAGCTTTTTGTTTTTTATTTTGTTGAATAATATCCCTTGCTTCTTCCAATAAGTGTCCGTATTTTACTCCTGATGGACAAACAGGCTCACAGGCTCTACAACCTAGACAAAGGCTTAATGAACGCTCAACATCTTCATCTGGCTCAAGAAGACCATCTTTTACAGCTTTCATTAGAGCGATTCTCCCACGAGGTGATTGGAGTTCTTGAAAGCCTGACTCAATATAAGTGGGACAGGATGGGAGACAAAATCCACATCTCATACAGTTTAAAAGCTCATCCTCATCCATTCGATCCATAAAGCCTTGTTGTATAATTTTTCGCTCAGTTACTGATTTCATGTTGATATCACCACACGTTTCCGACTGTCTTTAGCAAAAACTTTTCCCGGGTTCAAAATGTTTAAAGGATCGAAGCCAGTCTTTATTGCCTTCATGGCTGAAATTCCTTCTTTTCCAAGTTTCCATTCTAAGTATGGTGCTTTCATTACACCAACTCCATGTTCGCCTGTTATAGTACCACCTAAATCAATGGCCTTTTCAAATATTTCAGCAAAGGCTTGTTCTACACGTTCTATTTCTTCTGTATTTCTTACATCTGTTAGACAAGTAGGATGAAGATTTCCATCTCCAGCATGTCCGAAAGTACAAATATTTAGCTGATACTTTTCAGCTATTTCATTAATGGAGCGAACCATCTTGGCAATTTCTGAACGTGGAACAGTAGCATCCTCAAGTATGGTTGTGGGTTTTAATCTTGCCAAAGCAGAAAGTGCAACTCTTCGTGCTGTTCTTAATGCATCTGCTTCTTCCTCTGATTTTGCTATCTCAACAGATTCTGCGTTCTCTTCTAAGCAAAGTGTTGCAATCTTTTCCATATCCTTATCGACAACATCCTTACTCCCATCTTGTTCAATGAGAAGAACTGCCTTTACATTCGTTGGTAATCCGATGTTAGCAAAATCCTCTACAGCTATTAATGTTGGCTGGTCCAAAAACTCAAGAGTAGTAGGAATGATTCTATTAGCGATAATTTTCGATACGGAGCGTGCTGCCGCTTCTATGTCTTGGAATAAAGCAAGCATTGTTTTTTTTGTTTCAGGCATGGGAATTAACTTTAAAGTAGCTTCAGTTATAATCCCAAGGGTACCTTCAGAGCCAACAAACAGTCTAGTTAAATCGTAACCCGCTACATCTTTAGCTAGTTTGCCACCCGTTCTGATGATATCTCCATTAGGAAGTACAACTTCCAATGCAAGGACATAGTCTCTCGTAACTCCGTATTTTAAACCACGTAACCCACCAGAGTTTTCATTTATATTCCCTCCAATGGTTGATATTTTCATACTACTAGGGTCTGGAGGATAGAATAAGCCTTTTGCTTCGACTGCATGAATCATATCAAGGGTAATGATTCCAGGTTGAACAGTAATGGTTAAATTTTCTTCATCAATGTCAATAATTTGATTCATGTGTTTAAATAAGAGAACAAGTCCGCCTTCTGTAGGACAAGTACCTGCACAAAGATTTGTACCAGAGCCTCTAGGAACGATAGGAATTTTGAACTCGCTACAAAGCTTTACAATCTCGGCTATTTCCTGTGTATTTCTAGGTGAAACGATAATGTCTGGAAGGGATTGAAATTGTGGTGTAGCATCATAGGAATATACTAATCTTCCAGCCTTAGAGTCATCCACATTTTCAATACCAACTATTGAAATTAGACGATCTTTAACGATTTGTGAAATCATGAATATCCTCCATTTTCATGTAAATTCTCTTTATATTTCCTAAATAAAGTATAAAAAAAAGCGAGTATTCTTCGCTATGTATTTTTCACTAAATAAAATAGAAGAAAAATAGATTTACTTTGTATAATGATCCAAAATATATAACCCTAAATAAAGAGTAAATTGGTCTTTTGTTTTTTTGGGATTTAATGATGTATGATCCTCAATTTTTTTAATACGATAATGAAGGGTGTTAATATGTATATGTAATTCTTCTGCAGTTTTTTTAATTGAGAAATTACGTTCAAATAATACACGTAAAGTTTGTAAAAGCTCTTCATCTTCAAGTAGGGGAGAGATGGTACGTTGAATGAATTCCTTTTTTGTATCCAATCGTAAATCCTCCATAATCATTTCTAATGTGAGATGGTCATCAAACATTATCCAATTATGTCCAGTGATAGCATGAAGTGCACGTTCTGCTTTTAAAAATGACTTCTTTAGTTCAGTTGGTTGAACAATCGTTCCAACACCGAATTGTAAGCTGAGATGATTTGATGTCTCTATTTCGTTTTTCCATCTATATAATTTATTTTTAAGTGAATAATGGTCCAGAGGAGGATCCGCTTCTAATAGCAATAATAAGCGGTCATTTCCCCAATTGATGCATAAGTCATTCCGATTTCTCTCTGATCTCCACTTCATTGATAAATCAAAAAGTTGTTGATCTTCACGAATCACTTTTATGAGAATGAGGAGTCTTGGGACAGATAAGTTTATATTTAAGAGTTCAGCTCGATTATAAAATGCTAAGTCCCACTCTCTTAGCTCTAACCAATCAAAGATAAACGCCTCAAGTGTACGAGTTTGACGTGTCATTTCCTCTTTGTAGAAGTTTTCCTGAATCAGAAGTTCGGTCATTTTTTTTAATAATTCTGCATAGGGTAACACCTTTATCGGTTCACCAGTAATGCCGATTACCCCAACGACTTGCTTTCCGAAGCAAATTGGTAAATTAATACCCGCCTTAACTCCTTCTAGGAGGGATTCATCCTCTTTTTTTATAATGAGTTTTTCATTTTTTTTACTCGTGATTAAGGCGCCTTCATGAAAGGTTCCTATTCTTTCATTATTTGTACTTGCAATGATAGTTCCTGCGGTATTCATCACTACAATTTCTTCATTTAATAATTTCCGGACTTCATTTACAATCTTTTTTGCGAAATTTACTTGTAACATTGATGTCCCCCCTAAAAACACTACTCTTATTTAAGGATAAATGATTTCTAGGGTTTCATAAAGAATGAAAAGCAGCATAAAATATGCTGCTTTAAAATTATTGCACTTGATTCCCATAAGGGAATTGACTTGAATAGCCTTGGTGCTGTTGAAAGGATTGCTGAACCTTTTGTTGCTCGGCAGCTTCGAGCTTGTACCAGCCATTTTGAAACATCAGATTATATAATTCTCGCTGCTCGTTTTGAGTCTCAGTAAAAATGCTTAATAAATCCTTGTATAGTCCTTCATGACTTGCCTCATTCATGGCAGTATTATAGGATGCAGTCATATATTTCTCCATAGCTAATAAATCATTCACAAGGTCGCGGTCATTCATTTTTTCATTATTAGGTACAGTTGTCTGTGGATTTTGGATTTTTTGCTGATTTTGCAATCTTAATCCTCCTTACATCATTTGCTGATTTTGTTGATTTGGTTGTGTTTGTAAATGTTCTTGTAAATGATGAAGAATTTTCTCGTAATGACGCTGATGCATCTGGCCACATTTCTCCAATGTTGCTTTTATCGATGAATCTTGACAATGCATCGCTGTAAAATGCGCCTTCTTCATCGCAAGTAAATTCCAGGAAAGCATATCATTAATATAGGATAGATCTTTCGTTGATAATATTGCTGGTGGCTGTTGCATAGTTCCTTGCTGCTGTTGTTGTTGATTAAAGCCTTGCTGTTGCAATTGTCAAACCCCCATTTTAAATGAAATTATTGTTTTTTATATTGATTATTTTGGCTATTTACTTTTCCTCCACCATCTGCTTCAACCGTAGGACCTGCATCGCCTTTTACACTAGCAGCACTGACACCAGCTTTAGAAGGATTTTTCTTGTGCTTCGGCATTTTTTCACCTCCATTGCTATGTGTAGATTTACCTAATTAGCTATTTTTTATCCAATTAGCGGTTGTTCAATGAAAAGGGATCTTTTCTTAAACAATGTTGCTATTTAAGTAAAGTTTTAACTAATCCATCCATATCAGCTGAAGATTGCTACAACTTTCATTTGCAATCACCATAAGAATTGTTAGAATCCTTTTTTATCCGGAAATTTGGCTTTTACAGAAGCAACATACTATACGAAAACCCCCATGTATAAAAATAATTTAGAAAATTTGTCATTTTTAGAGATTAATAATTGATAGTTTCTGTAAAATCGTATATATTATAAGTAGTAAACTCATTCATGGGATTTTTTTTAACAGCAAAATGAATGAGTATTCATTCAAAAATGTTAATAAGATGGCATTGAAGGAGGAAATAGCATTGAGTTACAGCATTAAAAAAGCGGCTGTTATCGGTTCTGGTGTAATGGGATCAGGAATTGCTGCACATTTAGCGAATATTGGGATTCCAACTTTGCTATTGGATATCGTGCCCAAAGAACTTTCAGATGAAGAGAAATTAAAGGGATTATCACTAGAGGATAAAATTGTTAGAAATCGACTGAGTGAACTTGCCTTGAAAAAATTACTTAAACAAAAGCCTGCACCGCTAACATCAAAGGATAATCTTGCCCTTATAGAAGCAGGGAATTTAGAAGATGATCTATCCAAGTTAGCGGAAGTAGATTGGATTATTGAAGTGGTTGTAGAAAAGCTTAAAGTAAAAAAACAAGTGTTTGAACAAATTGATCAATATCGGAAACAAGGAAGTATTGTCAGTTCAAATACTTCAGGAATTTCTGTTGAAGCGATGGCAGAAGATCGTTCCGAGGATTTTAAAAAGCATTTCTTAGGCACTCATTTTTTTAATCCACCTAGATATTTAAAGCTTCTTGAAGTCATTCCTACTCAGCATACTAATCCAGCAGTAGTCCAATTTATGAAGGTTTTTGGTGAGGATGTGCTAGGTAAAGGGGTAGTTCTAGCGAAAGATACACCAAACTTTATCGGTAATCGTATTGGAACATATGGACTTCTTGTGACAGTTCAAGAAATGTTAAAAGGTGGATATAGTGTTGGGGAAGTTGATTCTGTTACAGGTCCATTAATTGGGCGTCCAAAAAGTGCAACATTTAGAACATTAGATGTTGTTGGCTTAGATACCTTTATTCACGTAGCGAATAATGTATATGATCAGGTAGATGGTAAAGAAAAAGAAGTATTTACAGTCCCGGCATTTATGAAAAAAATGTTCGAAAATGGCTGGTTAGGTAGTAAGAGCGGTCAAGGTTTTTATTTGAAAAAAGGAAAAGAGATTTTAGAACTCGATCCTCATACGCTCGAGTATGGCGAAAGAAAAAAATTAAAATCAGCTTCCTTAGAAATGGTTAAGCAAGTAAAAGGTACATCGGCTAAAATGAAAGCGCTTGTCTATGCGGAAGATAAGGTCGGAAAGTTATTATGGAATATCTTTGCACCGGTTCTTGTCTATTCAGCAGAGTTAATGAACGTGATTGCTGACGATATTGTGTCTATCGATAATGCAATGAAATGGGGTTTCGGTTGGAAGCAGGGTCCATTTGAAGTGTGGGATGCCATAGGTGTGGAACAATCAGTAAATAAAATGAAAGAACAAGGTTTAGCTGTTCCTACATGGATAGAAGAAATGTTAGCAAAAGGAATCACTTCTTTCTACAAGGAAGAAAGTGATGGAATGTATTTCTATGATTCTAGTGATTACAAAAAAATAGAACAGAATCCTAAAGTGATAAATTTAAAACAACTAAAAAATCAAGGGAAATTAATTAAGAAAAATACAGGTGCAAGCTTAATTGACATTGGTGATGGTGTTGCATTATTAGAATTTCACTCTCCTAATAATGCTATCGGTTTAGATATTTTGCAAATGATTAACTACTCTGTTGATGAAGTCGCCAAAAATTATAAGGGTCTTGTCATCGGAAACCAAGGGAAGAACTTTTGTGTAGGAGCCAATCTTGCTCTTATGTTAATGGAGGCACAGGATGATAATATCTATGAATTAGATATGGTCGTGCGACAATTCCAAAATGCGATGATGAAAATCAAATATAGTCCAAGGCCTGTAGTCACTGCACCTTTTGCTATGACACTTGGTGGTGGTTCAGAGGTTTGCCTGCCTTCTGCACATATTCAAGCTACTATGGAAACCTATATGGGTCTCGTTGAGGTAGGTGTTGGTCTACTTCCTGGTGGTGGAGGTAATAAGGAGTTATATATTAAGCATCTAAAAAATATGCCAAATGGAGTGGACTTTGATTTACAAAAAGTGGCTAATAAAGTATTTGAAACAATTGCTATGGCAAAAGTATCTACGTCTGCGGAAGAAGCAAGAGAAAATAATTTCTTGAACAATGCAGATGGTATTAGTGTGAATGCAGATCATCAATTATATGATGCAAAGCAAGCGGTTCTGTCTCTCTATTCACAAGGCTATAAGCCACCAATTCGCCAAAAGGTACCTGTCGTTGGAGAACCAGGATATGCCACTTTATTGTTAGGTGCCCAAGGCATGCATTTATCAGGTTATATTTCAGAACATGATATGAAAATAGCGAAGAAAATAGCTTTTGTAATCTCAGGTGGGAAGGTTCCTTATGGTACTAAAGTTGATGAACAATACTTATTAGATCTTGAAAGGGAAGCCTTCTTAAGCCTTATTCAAGAACCAAAAACACAGCAACGTATGCAGCATATGCTTGTAAAGGGAAAACCATTAAGAAATTAATAAACTAACGAATGAATAAGATAATCAGAGCAAAGGAAATGAGGGATTACACATGCGAGAAGCGGTCATCGTTGCTGGTGCAAGAACACCAGTCGGTAAGGCAGGTAAAGGCACACTTGCCACTGTAAGACCAGATGATTTAGGTGCATTAGTTGTGAAAGAAACATTAAAGCGTGCCGGAAACTACGAAGGAAATATCGATGATTTGATTATTGGCTGTGCAATGCCAGAAGCAGAACAAGGATTAAATATGGCAAGAAATATAGGTGCACTCGCTGGACTACCGAATACAGTACCAGCAGTGACTATAAACCGTTATTGCTCATCAGGACTTCAAGCTATTGCATATGGAGCGGAACGAATTATGCTTGGTTCTTCCGATACAGTTCTTGCAGGGGGAGCAGAATCTATGAGTCTTGTACCTATGATGGGGCATGTAGTTCGTCCGAATGCCACTTTAGCAGAAACAGCTCCTGAATATTATATGGGAATGGGACATACGGCTGAGCAAGTTGCGCAGAAATTTGACGTTTCCCGTGAGGATCAAGATGCATTCGCTGTTAGAAGTCATCAAAGAGCAGCAAAAGCAATAGCGGAAGGTAAATTTATCGATGAAATTGTTCCTGTTAATGTTACATTACGTTCAGTTGGAGCAGATCATAAGTTAATTGAGAAAAACATTGTATTTAAACAAGATGAAGGTGTTCGTCCCGATTCAACGGTAGAGGTGCTTGGTAAATTAAGACCAGCGTTCTCGATTAAAGGATCTGTTACTGCGGGAAATTCTTCACAAACAAGTGATGGCGCTGCCGCTGTATTATTAATGGATCGTGAAAAGGCGGTATCACATGGACTAGAACCAATGGCCAAATTTCGTTCATTCGCCGTAGCTGGTGTTCCTCCTGAAATTATGGGAATTGGTCCTGTTGAAGCGATTCCTAAAGCCTTGAAAATTGCTGGCTTGGAATTATCAGATATTGGATTATTTGAATTAAATGAGGCTTTTGCTTCCCAATCCATTCAAGTGATTCGCAAACTAGGCTTAGATGAGGAGATTGTCAATGTGAACGGAGGAGCCATTGCTCTTGGTCATCCTCTTGGTTGCACAGGAACAAAATTAACGTTATCTCTCATTCATGAAATGAAACGAAGAAAGGTTCAATTTGGTGTTGTAACGATGTGTATTGGTGGCGGTATGGGGGCTGCTGGTGTATTTGAATTAATATAAAAAAGTGTTTTTTATTAATATCTTAATTTTTACTTGTTAGTTTCGTAGGCTAATTTAGAATAGAAAAATTGATTTTAGCTATATAAAAAACAATATGTAAAAGATTTGAATAAAGGATTAGGAGGAATCGATAATGACAAATCAAACAGATAAATTGATTAAAGGTGGAAGCTTTTTAATTGAAGATATTTCCTATGAGCAAATGTTTACTCCTGAGGATTATACAGACGAACAAAAAATGATTGCTAAAACAACAGAAGACTATATTAATAATGAAGTTGTTCCTCAAGTGGAGTATCTTGAAAAGCATGAATTTGATCGTTCTGTTAAACTATTGAAAAAAGCTGGTGAACTAGGTTTACTAGGCGCCGATGTTCCAGAAGAATATGGTGGCTTAGAATTAGATAAAGTAAGTTCTGCACTTATTTCTGAAAAAATGGCTAAAGTTGGTGGATTCTCTATCTCTCATGGTGCCCATGTAGGAATTGGTTCCTTACCAATTGTTTTGTTTGGTAATGAAGAGCAAAAGCAAAAATATTTACCACTACTTGCGACAGGTGAAAAGCTAGCTGCATATGCATTAACAGAGCCGAGCTCAGGATCGGATGCATTAGGTGCGAAAACAACGGCTAAATTAAATGAGGTTGGAACACATTACATTTTAAATGGTGAAAAACAATGGATTACAAATGCAGGGTTTGCCGATGTCTTTGTTGTTTATGCGAAGATTGATGGCGATAAATTTTCCGCATTTATTGTTGAACGTGATTATCCAGGTGTGTCTACTGGGGCAGAAGAAAAGAAGATGGGAATTAAGAGTTCCTCAACACGTACGTTAATTTTAGAGGATGCTGAAGTTCCTGTGGAGAATCTGCTTGGTGAAGTGGGAAAAGGTCATAAAATTGCTTTCAATATTTTAAATATTGGACGTTATAAATTAGGTGTGGGTACAGTTGGCGGATCAAAAAGTGCGTTTGAAATTACAGCAAAATATGCTAATCAAAGAAAACAATTCAAAACACCAATTTCTTCATTTAATTTAACGAAAGAAAAGCTTGCAACAATGGCAGCAAAAATTTACGCAGCTGAAAGTTCAGTTTATCGTACGGTTGGTCTCTTTGATGAAAGAATGAGCCATATTGATGTGAAGGATGGTCATGAAATTGCTAATTCGATTGCTGAATATGCAATTGAATGTTCATTAAATAAAGTATTTGGTTCAGAAG contains:
- the glcD gene encoding glycolate oxidase subunit GlcD codes for the protein MISQIVKDRLISIVGIENVDDSKAGRLVYSYDATPQFQSLPDIIVSPRNTQEIAEIVKLCSEFKIPIVPRGSGTNLCAGTCPTEGGLVLLFKHMNQIIDIDEENLTITVQPGIITLDMIHAVEAKGLFYPPDPSSMKISTIGGNINENSGGLRGLKYGVTRDYVLALEVVLPNGDIIRTGGKLAKDVAGYDLTRLFVGSEGTLGIITEATLKLIPMPETKKTMLALFQDIEAAARSVSKIIANRIIPTTLEFLDQPTLIAVEDFANIGLPTNVKAVLLIEQDGSKDVVDKDMEKIATLCLEENAESVEIAKSEEEADALRTARRVALSALARLKPTTILEDATVPRSEIAKMVRSINEIAEKYQLNICTFGHAGDGNLHPTCLTDVRNTEEIERVEQAFAEIFEKAIDLGGTITGEHGVGVMKAPYLEWKLGKEGISAMKAIKTGFDPLNILNPGKVFAKDSRKRVVIST
- a CDS encoding spore coat protein codes for the protein MNDRDLVNDLLAMEKYMTASYNTAMNEASHEGLYKDLLSIFTETQNEQRELYNLMFQNGWYKLEAAEQQKVQQSFQQHQGYSSQFPYGNQVQ
- a CDS encoding CdaR family transcriptional regulator encodes the protein MLQVNFAKKIVNEVRKLLNEEIVVMNTAGTIIASTNNERIGTFHEGALITSKKNEKLIIKKEDESLLEGVKAGINLPICFGKQVVGVIGITGEPIKVLPYAELLKKMTELLIQENFYKEEMTRQTRTLEAFIFDWLELREWDLAFYNRAELLNINLSVPRLLILIKVIREDQQLFDLSMKWRSERNRNDLCINWGNDRLLLLLEADPPLDHYSLKNKLYRWKNEIETSNHLSLQFGVGTIVQPTELKKSFLKAERALHAITGHNWIMFDDHLTLEMIMEDLRLDTKKEFIQRTISPLLEDEELLQTLRVLFERNFSIKKTAEELHIHINTLHYRIKKIEDHTSLNPKKTKDQFTLYLGLYILDHYTK
- a CDS encoding 3-hydroxyacyl-CoA dehydrogenase/enoyl-CoA hydratase family protein produces the protein MSYSIKKAAVIGSGVMGSGIAAHLANIGIPTLLLDIVPKELSDEEKLKGLSLEDKIVRNRLSELALKKLLKQKPAPLTSKDNLALIEAGNLEDDLSKLAEVDWIIEVVVEKLKVKKQVFEQIDQYRKQGSIVSSNTSGISVEAMAEDRSEDFKKHFLGTHFFNPPRYLKLLEVIPTQHTNPAVVQFMKVFGEDVLGKGVVLAKDTPNFIGNRIGTYGLLVTVQEMLKGGYSVGEVDSVTGPLIGRPKSATFRTLDVVGLDTFIHVANNVYDQVDGKEKEVFTVPAFMKKMFENGWLGSKSGQGFYLKKGKEILELDPHTLEYGERKKLKSASLEMVKQVKGTSAKMKALVYAEDKVGKLLWNIFAPVLVYSAELMNVIADDIVSIDNAMKWGFGWKQGPFEVWDAIGVEQSVNKMKEQGLAVPTWIEEMLAKGITSFYKEESDGMYFYDSSDYKKIEQNPKVINLKQLKNQGKLIKKNTGASLIDIGDGVALLEFHSPNNAIGLDILQMINYSVDEVAKNYKGLVIGNQGKNFCVGANLALMLMEAQDDNIYELDMVVRQFQNAMMKIKYSPRPVVTAPFAMTLGGGSEVCLPSAHIQATMETYMGLVEVGVGLLPGGGGNKELYIKHLKNMPNGVDFDLQKVANKVFETIAMAKVSTSAEEARENNFLNNADGISVNADHQLYDAKQAVLSLYSQGYKPPIRQKVPVVGEPGYATLLLGAQGMHLSGYISEHDMKIAKKIAFVISGGKVPYGTKVDEQYLLDLEREAFLSLIQEPKTQQRMQHMLVKGKPLRN
- a CDS encoding YuzL family protein, whose product is MPKHKKNPSKAGVSAASVKGDAGPTVEADGGGKVNSQNNQYKKQ